The Desulfuromonas versatilis genome has a segment encoding these proteins:
- a CDS encoding diguanylate cyclase, whose protein sequence is MGRPSRLTVTHKIALSYLLLALFGALAILYALACLGEQTDRTEALVAGDFAALGIARDLRQNLLSQERVERQFLLLKDPALRELLVRRGEEFADNWDRLSRLPLQGGLPDSLHLAVTEYRLILDGELAAPKQPPPGNSEAGKSALIASIDGLIGALDTFLAERGAHIDQSLQELTRRSAEAFHRAIFFALLGLALGTPVALSVIFYIHRSVSGLISATREIAAGSFDYQIGNSSRDEFGQLARAFGEMGIKLRELDQLHLDANPLTRLPGNLAIDQEMSRRLGAGSPFAQVYIDLDNFKAYNDRYGYQAGSDVINRVGRMINSLVKEIGAPDDLVGHVGGDDYVVITTTERAEMLAPGLVEAFDRLAPEFYSAEDRQAGSFVAHDRYGVERQFPLMTISVAVVCTDNLSHPSPEAISRESAKLKKYLKDKPGSNFLFDRRDKR, encoded by the coding sequence ATGGGCCGACCATCACGACTGACCGTCACCCACAAAATCGCCCTCAGCTATCTGCTGCTGGCTCTGTTCGGAGCCTTGGCGATCCTCTATGCCCTGGCCTGCCTCGGCGAGCAGACCGACAGGACCGAAGCGCTGGTTGCCGGCGACTTCGCCGCCCTGGGCATTGCCCGCGATCTGCGCCAGAATCTGTTGTCCCAGGAGCGGGTGGAAAGACAGTTTCTGCTGCTCAAGGACCCGGCGCTGCGCGAACTGCTCGTCCGCCGCGGTGAAGAGTTCGCGGACAACTGGGATAGATTGAGCCGGCTCCCCCTGCAGGGAGGGCTCCCCGATTCGCTTCACCTTGCCGTCACCGAATACCGCTTGATCCTCGACGGGGAGCTCGCCGCCCCCAAGCAGCCCCCCCCTGGGAACAGCGAGGCGGGTAAAAGTGCCCTGATTGCCAGCATCGACGGGCTGATCGGCGCCTTAGATACGTTTCTGGCCGAACGTGGTGCGCACATCGACCAAAGCCTCCAGGAGCTGACTCGAAGGAGCGCCGAAGCGTTTCATCGGGCCATTTTTTTTGCGCTGCTGGGGCTGGCCCTGGGTACCCCCGTCGCCCTGTCGGTCATCTTCTATATTCACCGCTCCGTCTCCGGGCTGATCTCCGCCACCCGCGAGATTGCAGCGGGCAGTTTCGACTACCAGATCGGCAACAGCTCCCGGGATGAGTTCGGCCAGCTCGCCCGGGCCTTCGGGGAGATGGGGATAAAGCTGCGGGAACTGGACCAGCTGCATCTTGACGCCAACCCCCTGACCCGGCTTCCGGGCAACCTGGCCATCGACCAGGAGATGTCCCGGCGCCTGGGCGCCGGCAGCCCCTTCGCCCAGGTCTACATTGACCTGGACAACTTCAAGGCCTACAATGACCGCTACGGTTATCAGGCCGGCAGCGACGTGATCAACCGGGTAGGCCGAATGATCAACAGCCTGGTGAAGGAAATCGGGGCCCCGGACGACTTGGTCGGCCACGTGGGGGGGGATGACTACGTGGTCATCACCACCACCGAACGGGCCGAGATGCTGGCACCTGGCCTGGTTGAGGCGTTCGACCGGCTGGCTCCCGAATTCTACTCGGCGGAAGACCGCCAGGCGGGTTCCTTTGTGGCCCACGACCGCTACGGTGTGGAGCGGCAATTCCCCCTGATGACCATCTCGGTCGCGGTGGTCTGCACCGACAACCTGAGCCATCCCTCACCTGAGGCGATCAGCCGGGAAAGCGCCAAATTGAAAAAATACCTCAAGGACAAACCGGGGAGCAATTTTCTCTTCGACAGGCGCGACAAGCGATGA